A stretch of Ipomoea triloba cultivar NCNSP0323 chromosome 11, ASM357664v1 DNA encodes these proteins:
- the LOC115996583 gene encoding protein BPS1, chloroplastic-like, producing the protein MSRPQDPQRPYLPFKNPFSMILPKGSHLSPRLLALLNAFEESLAEKLRSLMHRGRGNALSVSWMKEAMASLSTIHTDIKTLVTELELPVCDWDDKWIDVYMDNSVSLLDICTAFSSEILRHNQGNLYLRCTVRNLDGEPKQFMQARSSLDGWRQHVNSKNPRLENSFAILDRLTESLKFPKKKDSAKGKVLMQALYGVQVITIFLCSLLASAFSGSTKKLKHFEVLEGCSWADAFADLQSLINNEISVKHSSGGVTAPKELEAVDASVKTLYPIIESGSNPDEAGGLQNATSDLAKNTDKFAEGLDLLAKEVDGFFQIVLTGRDAMLSNIRVGSKISQDKKKCRGANSETNNRGHVSSFVHKGAA; encoded by the coding sequence atgagTCGCCCACAAGATCCTCAACGTCCCTATTTGCCATTTAAGAATCCCTTTTCGATGATATTACCTAAGGGCTCACACCTGTCTCCGAGGCTTCTTGCTCTGTTGAATGCTTTCGAGGAATCATTGGCAGAGAAACTCAGAAGTCTTATGCACAGAGGCAGGGGAAATGCCCTAAGTGTATCGTGGATGAAAGAAGCAATGGCTTCACTCTCTACAATTCATACAGATATTAAAACACTTGTAACTGAACTTGAACTTCCTGTATGTGACTGGGACGATAAGTGGATAGATGTTTACATGGACAATAGTGTGAGCTTGCTGGATATTTGCACTGCTTTCAGCTCTGAGATATTGAGGCATAACCAAGGCAATCTTTACCTTCGGTGCACTGTGCGTAACCTAGATGGTGAACCAAAGCAGTTTATGCAAGCCCGTTCATCATTAGATGGATGGAGGCAGCATGTGAATTCCAAAAATCCACGACTTGAGAATAGCTTTGCAATCTTGGACCGCCTCACAGAAAGCCTGAAATTCCCTAAGAAAAAAGATTCTGCGAAAGGGAAAGTTTTGATGCAAGCTTTGTACGGAGTGCAGGTGATAACCATTTTCTTGTGCAGTTTACTTGCCAGTGCCTTCTCAGGCTCCACAAAGAAACTGAAGCATTTTGAGGTTCTTGAGGGTTGCTCGTGGGCAGACGCTTTTGCTGATCTGCAGAGTTTGATTAACAACGAAATCAGTGTCAAACATTCCAGCGGAGGGGTAACAGCACCGAAGGAGCTTGAAGCAGTTGACGCAAGTGTCAAGACGCTATACCCCATCATTGAGTCGGGATCAAACCCCGATGAAGCTGGAGGATTGCAAAACGCGACTTCAGACTTGGCAAAGAACACAGACAAATTCGCGGAGGGGCTGGATCTATTGGCAAAGGAAGTAGATGGGTTCTTCCAAATTGTTCTGACAGGGCGCGATGCGATGCTTTCTAACATTAGAGTTGGGAGTAAGATCTCCCAAGATAAGAAAAAATGTAGAGGTGCAAATAGTGAGACAAACAACAGGGGACATGTATCTTCTTTTGTACACAAAGGGGCTGCTTAG
- the LOC115996582 gene encoding mitogen-activated protein kinase homolog MMK2 encodes MSVESSSVAADHGGHGHTNFRGVPTHGGRYVQYNVYGNLFEVSRKYVPIRPVGRGAYGIVCAAINSETREEVAIKKIGNAFDNRIDAKRTLREIKLLSHMDHDNVIAMKDIIRPPQKENFNDVYIVYELMDTDLHQIIKSSQGLADDHCRYFLYQILRGLKYIHSANVLHRDLKPSNLLLNANCDLKIGDFGLARTTSETDFMTEYVVTRWYRAPELLLNCSEYTAAIDIWSVGCILGEILTRQPLFPGRDYVHQLRLITELIGSPDDASLGFLRSDNARRYVRQLPQYPRQQFSARFPNSSPGAVDLLERMLVFDPSRRITVDEALCHPYLGPLHDINEEPVCPRPFSFDFEQPSFTEENIKELIWRESVKFNPDPAY; translated from the exons ATGTCTGTGGAGTCGAGCTCCGTTGCAGCTGATCATGGCGGCCATGGCCATACCAACTTCAGGGGAGTCCCTACTCACGGCGGCCGCTATGTGCAGTACAATGTATACGGAAACCTTTTCGAAGTTTCCAGAAAGTATGTGCCCATCAGGCCAGTCGGTCGTGGCGCTTATGGCATCGTCTG tGCGGCTATAAACTCTGAGACGCGTGAGGAGGTTGCCATCAAGAAGATTGGCAATGCATTTGACAATAGAATAGATGCCAAAAGGACACTACGAGAGATAAAGCTTCTCAGTCACATGGATCATGATAAT GTAATTGCAATGAAAGACATAATAAGGCCTCCCCAGAAGGAAAACTTCAATGATGTCTACATTGTTTATGAACTAATGGATACTGATCTTCATCAGATTATCAAATCCAGCCAGGGATTGGCTGATGATCACTGCCGG TACTTCCTTTACCAAATATTACGTGGACTCAAGTATATTCATTCTGCCAATGTCTTGCACCGAGATCTGAAACCTAGCAATTTGCTTCTCAATGCGAATTGTGACCTAAAGATTGGAGATTTTGGGCTTGCAAGGACAACATCTGAGACAGACTTCATGACTGAGTATGTTGTAACTCGCTGGTATCGTGCACCAGAGCTGCTCTTGAACTGTTCAGAATACACGGCAGCAATTGACATTTGGTCAGTAGGTTGCATACTTGGTGAAATCCTGACAAGACAACCACTTTTTCCAGGCAGAGATTATGTTCATCAGTTAAGACTTATCACCGAG CTGATAGGATCACCTGATGATGCCAGTCTTGGATTTCTCCGTAGTGATAATGCCCGGAGATATGTTAGACAGCTTCCACAGTATCCGAGGCAGCAATTTTCTGCAAGATTTCCCAATTCATCTCCAGGAGCTGTGGATTTGCTTGAAAGAATGCTTGTTTTTGATCCTAGTCGGCGTATTACAG TGGACGAGGCACTCTGCCATCCATACTTGGGACCTCTTCACGATATCAACGAGGAGCCTGTTTGCCCAAGGCCTTTCAGTTTTGATTTTGAACAGCCATCCTTCACTGAGGAAAATATTAAGGAGCTCATCTGGAGGGAGTCTGTAAAATTCAACCCAGATCCAGCTTATTGA